The Bdellovibrio bacteriovorus region GCTCCGGCTTCGATACATTTCTCTCTGTCACCCTTCATCGCTTTTGCGGTCAATGAAATGATTGGCAAATTCGCAAACTGAGGAAGTGTGCGGATTTCGCGAGTCGCTTCCAATCCATCCATCTCTGGCATCATTGTGTCCATCAAAACCAGATCCGTATCTGGGTTTTCGGTAAGTACTTTGATCCCTTGTTTGCCATTTTCGGCGAAGACCACATTCATGCCACGCATTTTCAACACACTGGAAAGAGCGAAAACGTTACGAACATCGTCATCGACAATCAGAACTTTTCTTCCCGTGAAATCGGCGTTAACCGGCAATGGCTGCGCTTGAGTGCTTTCGTCCGCCTCTATACCAACACTTTGAGATTCCGCGCCCGTGTATTTTAAAGGCAGAACCAAAGTGAAGCTACTGCCCACGCCCGGTTGGCTTTGGACTTCGATCACACCGCCTAAGAGACGAGCGATCTCTCGGCTGATCGTCAACCCTAAACCAGTTCCACCGTATTTACGGCTTGTTGTACCATCGGCTTGTTGGAAGGCTTCAAAGATCAGTTTTTGTTTTTCTAGTGGAATACCGATACCGGTGTCTGTCACTCGGAACACAATGGCGCCTTTGGACTTACCACCTTCGCCACCAAACTCACGACGAGTCTTGTCCCAAAGCACTTCCAACTTCACTTGTCCTTTTTCAGTGAACTTGAAGGCATTAGATAAAAGATTCTTCAAAATCTGTTGCAGACGGTTTTCATCCGTATACATGTTCTTTGGAAGATCTGTGCTGGTTTCGATCACGAAATCCAAACCTTTGTGCTCTGCCACCGGACGGAATGTTTGCTCGATGTATTCTTGAACTTCTTTGAGTGGTACCGCCTTTGGCGTAACAGGCATTTTTCCTGCTTCCACTTTTGAAAGATCAAGGATCTCATTGATCAATGCCAATAAATCTTGTCCCGCAGAATGCACCGTACTTGCAAACTTCACTTGTTCGGCACTGAGGTTTTTATCTTTATTGTCCGCCAATGTTTTTGACAGGATCAACAAGCTATTAAGCGGCGTGCGAAGCTCGTGGGACATGTTCGCCAGGAACTCGGATTTGTACTTCGAAATAAGTGACAACTGTTCCGCTTTTTCTTCGAGTGAGCGGGATGCCAGCTCCACCTCTTGGTTTTTGACTTCCAAAAGTTTCGCTTTTTCTTCCAGTTCTTTTGCTTGAGCCTCCAATTCCGCGTTGGAACGTTTCAACTCTTGCAGAAGTTCTTCTGTTCTCATACTTGACGAGATCATATTTAGGATAACACCGACGGAATCCATCAACTGATCCAAGAAGTTGATGTAGTTCTGAGTGAAAGGAATAACTGAAGCCAACTCAATAACGGCTTTTAATTCACCCTCGAACAGAACCGGAAGCACGATCACATTGCGCGGTTTTTCCTCAACAATGCTCGAACTGATTTTTACATAGTCATCTGGAGGAGAAATCAAAAGAATACGTTTTTTCTCAAACGCACATTGACCTACCAGACCTTCTTTAAGTTTGTATTTATTAGAAACATTTCTTCTTTCCGTGAATGCGTAGCTCGCAATCAGATTCAAGACTGTTTCATTGCCTTCTGTTTCCGCCATGAAGAACGTACCGTGACGTGCATCCACCAGCGGAGTCAGTTCAGACATGATTAATTGAGCCACTGAGGTCACAGAACGTTGACCTTGCATCATTCCCGAGAATTTCGCGAGGTTCGTTTTCAACCAGTCTTGCTCTTGGTTCTTTTGAGTCGTGTCTTTCAGATTCGAGATCATCTGATTGATGTTCTCTGAAAGGGCCGCAACCTCACCTTGAGCTTCAACTGTGATAGAACGAGTTAAATCCCCTTTCGTTACCGCCGTCGATACTTCGGCGATGGCACGAACTTGTGTCGTTAAGTTTCCGGCAAGCTGATTCACGTTGTCGGTCAAGTCTTTCCACGTACCTGAAGCACCCGGAACTTTCGCTTGTCCGCCCAGTTTACCTTCAATACCCACCTCACGAGCCACCGTTGTGACCTGGTCAGAGAATGTACGAAGTGTGTCTGTCATCGAGTTGATCGTTTCCGCAAGAGCGGCCACTTCCCCTTTGGCTTCAAGAACGAATTTTTGATTCAGGTCACCTTCCGCAACTGCGGTAACGACCTTCACGATACCGCGAACTTGTTTTGTTAAGTTCGACGCCATGAAGTTTACGTTGTCTGTTAAGTCTTTCCACGTGCCGGCAACCCCTGGTACGTGCGCTTGAGCTCCTAGTTTACCTTCGACACCCACTTCACGTGCCACCGTAGATACTTGATCTGCGAATGTACGAAGCGTGTCTGTCATCGAGTTGATCGTTTCCGCAAGAGCGGCCACTTCCCCTTTGGCTTCAAGAACGAATTTTTGATTCAAGTCACCATTGGCAACGGCAGTAACGACTTTCACGATACCACGAACTTGCATTGTTAAGTTCGACGCCATGAAGTTCACGTTGTCTGTTAAATCTTTCCAAGTACCAGACACACCTTTTACGTCCGCCTGTCCACCCAGTTTACCTTCAGTACCTACCTCTTTTGCCACACGAGTCACCTCGGCAGCGAACGAGTTCAACTGATCCACCATCACGTTGATCGTATTTTTAAGCTCTAGGATTTCGCCTTTCGCATCAACGGTGATTTTTTGTGACAAGTCACCCTTTGCTACGGCCGTTGTTACTTTGGCGATATTACGAACTTGGGCTGTCAGATTTCCCGCAAGACCATTTACGTTATCCGTTAAGTCTTTCCATGTACCGGAAACACCTTTTACTTCGGCTTGTCCGCCCAGTTTACCTTCCGTACCTACTTCTTTCGCCACACGAGTCACCTCGGCAGCAAACGAGTTCAACTGATCCACCATCACGTTGATCGTATTTTTAAGCTCCAGGATTTCACCTTTTGCATCAACGGTGATTTTTTGTGACAAGTCACCTTTTGCAACGGCTGTCGTTACTTTTGCGATGTTACGTACTTGCGCCGTCAGATTTCCAGCAAGACTATTTACGTTATCAGTTAAGTCTTTCCACGTACCCGAAACTCCACGAACCTCTGCTTGTCCGCCCAGTTTACCCTCAGTACCTACCTCTTTCGCAACACGAGTCACTTCGGCTGCGAAGGAGTTCAACTGATCCACCATCGTATTGATTGTATTTTTTAATTCGAAGATCTCGCCTTTGGCATCAACGGTGATTTTTTGTGACAAGTCACCTTTAGCTACGGCCGTTGTTACTTTCGCGATGTTACGTACTTGCGCTGTTAAGTTTCCAGCTAGACCGTTCACATTATCAGTAAGGTCTTTCCATGTACCGGAAACCCCTTTTACTTCGGCTTGTCCGCCCAACTTACCTTCAGTACCCACCTCTTTCGCAACACGAGTCACCTCGGCAGCGAAGGAGTTTAACTGGTCCACCATGACGTTGATCGTATTTTTTAATTCAAAGATTTCGCCTTTGGCATCAACGGTGATTTTTTGTGACAAGTCACCTTTTGCAACCGCAGTTGTTACCTTTGCGATATTACGTACTTGATCTGTTAAGTTGCCCGCTAAGCTATTTACGTTGTCTGTTAAGTCTTTCCACGTACCGGAAACTCCGCGAACTTCTGCTTGTCCACCCAGTTTACCTTCAGTACCCACCTCTTTCGCGACGCGAGTCACCTCGGCAGCAAACGAGTTCAACTGGTCCACCATCGTATTGATTGTATTTTTCAGTTCAAGGATTTCACCTTTAGCATCAACTGTGATCTTTTGAGATAAGTCGCCTGTCGCAACCGCTGTTGTTACTTTCGCGATGTTACGTACTTGCGCCGTTAAGTTTCCAGCAAGACCGTTTACGTTGTCTGTTAAGTCTTTCCAAGTACCAGACACACCTTTTACGTCGGCCTGACCACCTAGTTTACCTTCAGTACCCACCTCTTTCGCGAC contains the following coding sequences:
- a CDS encoding HAMP domain-containing protein, which encodes MKMKEFSSVDKKNVAPSTFLNFELPTDTNPKEQLRQLLFTVKAVRRGDFAVRMPVGQEGIIAEIGEVLNDIIELNENMANEFVRVRSTVGLEGKMNERVSMGSVRGAWATSVDSVNLLIGDLVQPTQEVARVITSVAKGDLSQKMSLEIESRAVKGEFLRIGTTVNAMVDQLNSFASEVTRVAKEVGTEGKLGGQADVRGASGIWRDLTDNVNSLAGNLTDQVRNIAKVTTAVAKGDLSQKITVDAKGEIFELKNTINVMVDQLSSFAAEVTRVAKEVGTEGRLGGQADVKGVSGTWKDLTDNVNGLANNLTAQVRNIAKVTTAVANGDLSQKITVDARGEILELKNTINVMVDQLNSFAAEVTRVAKEVGTEGRLGGQADVKGVSGTWKDLTDNVNGLANNLTAQVRNIAKVTTAVANGDLSQKITVDAKGEILELKDTINTMVDTLRSFAAEVTRVAKEVGTEGKLGGQADVKGVSGTWKDLTDNVNGLAGNLTAQVRNIAKVTTAVATGDLSQKITVDAKGEILELKNTINTMVDQLNSFAAEVTRVAKEVGTEGKLGGQAEVRGVSGTWKDLTDNVNSLAGNLTDQVRNIAKVTTAVAKGDLSQKITVDAKGEIFELKNTINVMVDQLNSFAAEVTRVAKEVGTEGKLGGQAEVKGVSGTWKDLTDNVNGLAGNLTAQVRNIAKVTTAVAKGDLSQKITVDAKGEIFELKNTINTMVDQLNSFAAEVTRVAKEVGTEGKLGGQAEVRGVSGTWKDLTDNVNSLAGNLTAQVRNIAKVTTAVAKGDLSQKITVDAKGEILELKNTINVMVDQLNSFAAEVTRVAKEVGTEGKLGGQAEVKGVSGTWKDLTDNVNGLAGNLTAQVRNIAKVTTAVAKGDLSQKITVDAKGEILELKNTINVMVDQLNSFAAEVTRVAKEVGTEGKLGGQADVKGVSGTWKDLTDNVNFMASNLTMQVRGIVKVVTAVANGDLNQKFVLEAKGEVAALAETINSMTDTLRTFADQVSTVAREVGVEGKLGAQAHVPGVAGTWKDLTDNVNFMASNLTKQVRGIVKVVTAVAEGDLNQKFVLEAKGEVAALAETINSMTDTLRTFSDQVTTVAREVGIEGKLGGQAKVPGASGTWKDLTDNVNQLAGNLTTQVRAIAEVSTAVTKGDLTRSITVEAQGEVAALSENINQMISNLKDTTQKNQEQDWLKTNLAKFSGMMQGQRSVTSVAQLIMSELTPLVDARHGTFFMAETEGNETVLNLIASYAFTERRNVSNKYKLKEGLVGQCAFEKKRILLISPPDDYVKISSSIVEEKPRNVIVLPVLFEGELKAVIELASVIPFTQNYINFLDQLMDSVGVILNMISSSMRTEELLQELKRSNAELEAQAKELEEKAKLLEVKNQEVELASRSLEEKAEQLSLISKYKSEFLANMSHELRTPLNSLLILSKTLADNKDKNLSAEQVKFASTVHSAGQDLLALINEILDLSKVEAGKMPVTPKAVPLKEVQEYIEQTFRPVAEHKGLDFVIETSTDLPKNMYTDENRLQQILKNLLSNAFKFTEKGQVKLEVLWDKTRREFGGEGGKSKGAIVFRVTDTGIGIPLEKQKLIFEAFQQADGTTSRKYGGTGLGLTISREIARLLGGVIEVQSQPGVGSSFTLVLPLKYTGAESQSVGIEADESTQAQPLPVNADFTGRKVLIVDDDVRNVFALSSVLKMRGMNVVFAENGKQGIKVLTENPDTDLVLMDTMMPEMDGLEATREIRTLPQFANLPIISLTAKAMKGDREKCIEAGASDYVTKPVDEAHLLSVMYSWLPNKEKMN